One segment of Triticum aestivum cultivar Chinese Spring chromosome 2A, IWGSC CS RefSeq v2.1, whole genome shotgun sequence DNA contains the following:
- the LOC123188567 gene encoding ADP-ribosylation factor 1, producing the protein MGLAFGKLFSRLFAKKEMRILMVGLDAAGKTTILYKLKLGEIVTTIPTIGFNVETVEYKNISFTVWDVGGQDKIRPLWRHYFQNTQGLIFVVDSNDRDRVVEARDELHRMLNEDELRDAVLLVFANKQDLPNAMNAAEITDKLGLHSLRQRHWYIQSTCATSGEGLYEGLDWLSSNIASKA; encoded by the exons ATGGGGCTCGCGTTCGGGAAGCTCTTCAGCCGGCTTTTCGCCAAGAAGGAGATGCGGATCCTCATGGTCGGTCTTGATGCTGCCGGAAAGACCACCATCCTCTACAAGCTGAAGCTCGGCGAGATCGTTACCACTATCCCAACCATAG GGTTCAATGTTGAAACTGTCGAGTACAAGAACATTAGCTTCACTGTTTGGGATGTTGGGGGTCAGGACAAG ATCAGACCTCTCTGGAGGCATTACTTCCAGAACACGCAGGGTCTTATCTTTGTTGTGGACAGCAATGATAGGGACCGTGTTGTTGAAGCCAGAGATGAGCTCCACAGGATGCTGAATGAG GATGAGTTGCGCGATGCTGTGTTGCTTGTCTTTGCCAACAAGCAAGATCTTCCAAATGCTATGAATGCTGCTGAAATTACTGATAAGCTTGGATTACATTCCCTTCGTCAACGTCACTG GTACATCCAGAGCACATGTGCTACATCCGGTGAGGGTCTGTATGAGGGCCTGGACTGGCTATCCAGTAACATTGCCAGCAAG GCTTGA